From the Anaeromusa acidaminophila DSM 3853 genome, one window contains:
- a CDS encoding DEAD/DEAH box helicase — protein MLNLHLTDEAISQEASWESAYQRGCTYHRQGRVDRLRFDAAQQRYYAVVRGTRSYKVEAWGDTRMLHYQCNCPAYDGYSACKHIVAVLKAIQHREALSLPDGEDAASQHSPNLTPAEAALLAHYRPQAQTAATTKGSQEVQLAVTYCRRQSGVLSQTWLELSIGVGRLYVLKDLPAFLEHFCWGQPHPFGKNFTFTPGTMRFDSISGQLFTLIREAYQSERERRAWSGSFFTANDTLSSFHNKRGFSLDSAQQRQFWQWAQQHHVPIRLLLNDKEYDAAPVLAGKPPLTTVLDDIPGGVSVRLDAPEASWELLTGNGSHLYCGGSIYAVPEDFRLAWTPLLEHFQGHKVRELRIPLEESEPLFSAMMPKLEAAGSVQVAATLQQRFRREPLEAKIYLDRYGSGLAARLECRYAGQLLEEGAPTRRDETGAIWLRDEAAESAVRQALSQAGFRESGLFWQLEHPDALFHFADEGLAALQQQAEVFGADDLRLKIRPMSASAGVRLSSTGLVELSLEHEGLDRKELWDILASYRQKKQYHRLKDGAFLKLEGAAEEMLAMVDSLGLSKQELAQDNLTLPRYRALYLDLLARESQSLHVEREKSFRQLVRDIRRPEESECELPQQLNAQLREYQETGYRWLTALAQHQLGGILADDMGLGKTLQMLTFLQYAKEQGETRPSLVVAPTSLVYNWLEEASRFTPDLRVRVLAGQQSSRQEALQDLEDTDLFITSYGVLRRDIENYQELNFYCAILDEAQHIKNPGTQAAQAAKDIPAQVRFALTGTPVENSLTELWSVFDFILPGYLRSHKFFQDHFETPIVKDQDQEALQNLSRHIRPFLLRRLKKEVLKELPPKVESKMSAEMTPRQSKVYAAWLAKARQEMQEELTAQGFEQSRIKILALLTRLRQLCCHPALFLDDYRGGSGKLDLLHELLQDALDGGHRVLLFSQFTGMLDLIRQHLAKEGIDCFYLDGATPAQERLRLVNAFNGGEKSVFLISLKAGGTGLNLTGADMVIHYDPWWNPAVEDQATDRAYRIGQKQSVQVYKLIAKNTIEEKIYALQERKKEMIDSVIQPGENFLGKLSEAELRELFL, from the coding sequence ATGCTAAATCTCCATTTAACCGACGAAGCCATTTCCCAAGAAGCCTCTTGGGAAAGCGCTTACCAACGCGGCTGTACCTATCACCGCCAAGGCCGCGTAGATAGACTGCGCTTTGACGCAGCCCAGCAGCGCTATTATGCGGTTGTCCGAGGCACCCGCTCTTATAAGGTTGAAGCATGGGGCGACACGCGTATGCTCCATTACCAATGCAACTGCCCCGCCTATGACGGCTATAGCGCCTGCAAGCACATCGTCGCCGTTCTTAAAGCCATCCAACACCGCGAAGCGCTCTCTCTTCCTGACGGCGAAGACGCGGCAAGCCAACACAGCCCCAATCTGACTCCTGCCGAAGCGGCCCTTTTGGCCCATTATCGCCCCCAGGCCCAAACAGCAGCAACGACTAAAGGCAGCCAGGAAGTACAGCTAGCGGTTACTTACTGCCGCCGCCAAAGCGGCGTCCTCTCCCAAACTTGGCTGGAGCTGAGCATTGGCGTAGGCCGTCTGTACGTCTTGAAAGACTTACCTGCCTTTTTGGAGCATTTCTGTTGGGGCCAGCCCCATCCGTTCGGCAAAAATTTCACTTTCACCCCGGGCACAATGCGCTTTGACAGTATTTCGGGGCAGCTGTTCACGCTGATTCGCGAGGCCTATCAGAGCGAGCGCGAACGCCGCGCTTGGAGCGGCAGCTTTTTCACCGCCAACGATACGCTCTCTTCGTTCCACAATAAACGAGGCTTCTCCCTGGACAGCGCCCAACAGCGTCAATTTTGGCAATGGGCCCAGCAGCACCACGTTCCTATCCGGCTGCTTTTAAACGACAAGGAATACGACGCGGCGCCCGTCCTTGCAGGCAAGCCTCCTCTCACCACTGTTTTAGACGATATTCCGGGAGGCGTCAGCGTACGCCTGGACGCTCCGGAAGCCTCCTGGGAACTTCTGACCGGTAACGGCAGCCATCTTTACTGCGGCGGCAGCATTTACGCCGTTCCCGAAGACTTTCGCCTGGCCTGGACGCCGCTGTTAGAACATTTTCAAGGACATAAAGTCCGAGAACTCCGCATCCCCTTGGAAGAATCAGAGCCTCTTTTCAGCGCCATGATGCCTAAACTGGAAGCGGCTGGTTCGGTGCAAGTGGCGGCAACGCTGCAGCAGCGCTTTCGCCGGGAGCCGCTGGAGGCCAAGATCTATCTTGATCGCTACGGCTCCGGCCTGGCGGCGCGGCTGGAATGCCGCTACGCCGGGCAGCTCCTGGAAGAAGGCGCTCCGACGCGTCGGGATGAGACCGGAGCCATCTGGCTGCGGGATGAAGCAGCGGAAAGCGCCGTACGTCAAGCGCTTTCCCAGGCAGGCTTTCGGGAAAGCGGCCTGTTTTGGCAGCTAGAGCACCCGGACGCGCTTTTTCATTTTGCCGACGAAGGCCTAGCCGCCTTGCAGCAACAAGCCGAAGTCTTCGGCGCTGATGATCTGCGCCTCAAGATACGCCCGATGAGCGCCAGCGCCGGTGTTCGATTAAGCAGCACCGGCTTGGTAGAGCTGTCGTTAGAGCACGAAGGACTGGACCGCAAGGAACTCTGGGATATTCTAGCTTCGTACCGACAAAAAAAGCAGTACCACCGTCTCAAAGACGGCGCTTTTCTAAAACTCGAAGGCGCTGCCGAGGAGATGCTGGCGATGGTAGACAGCTTGGGACTGAGCAAACAAGAACTAGCGCAAGACAATTTAACGCTGCCCCGTTACCGCGCGCTATACCTGGATTTACTCGCTCGTGAAAGCCAATCTCTGCATGTCGAACGGGAAAAGAGCTTCCGCCAGTTAGTACGGGATATCCGCCGCCCTGAAGAAAGCGAATGCGAATTGCCGCAGCAGCTCAACGCCCAACTGCGTGAATACCAGGAAACAGGCTACCGCTGGCTAACCGCCCTGGCGCAGCATCAATTAGGCGGCATTCTGGCGGACGACATGGGACTCGGGAAAACGCTGCAAATGCTGACGTTCTTGCAATACGCCAAGGAACAAGGCGAAACAAGACCGTCTCTGGTCGTTGCGCCTACGTCTCTTGTCTATAACTGGCTGGAGGAAGCCTCTCGCTTCACGCCGGACCTGCGCGTGCGCGTCCTTGCCGGCCAACAAAGCAGCCGTCAAGAGGCGCTGCAAGACCTAGAAGATACGGATCTTTTCATCACGTCTTACGGCGTACTGCGCCGGGACATCGAAAATTACCAGGAACTCAACTTTTATTGCGCCATTCTCGACGAAGCGCAGCATATCAAAAACCCCGGCACCCAGGCGGCGCAGGCGGCAAAAGACATTCCCGCCCAAGTGCGCTTTGCCCTCACCGGGACGCCGGTGGAAAATTCTCTCACCGAACTGTGGTCCGTCTTTGATTTCATTTTACCCGGCTACTTGCGGAGCCATAAATTCTTCCAGGATCACTTTGAAACCCCCATCGTCAAAGACCAGGATCAAGAGGCGCTGCAAAACCTAAGCCGCCACATCCGTCCGTTCTTGCTGCGTCGCTTGAAAAAAGAAGTACTCAAGGAGCTGCCTCCGAAAGTAGAAAGCAAGATGAGCGCTGAAATGACGCCGCGCCAAAGCAAGGTCTACGCCGCCTGGCTGGCTAAAGCCCGCCAGGAAATGCAAGAAGAGCTTACCGCACAGGGCTTTGAGCAAAGCCGCATCAAAATTCTGGCGCTCCTCACGCGCCTGCGCCAGCTTTGCTGCCATCCGGCTCTCTTTCTTGACGATTATCGCGGCGGCAGCGGCAAGCTGGATCTCTTGCACGAGCTGCTCCAAGACGCCCTGGACGGCGGCCACCGGGTGCTGCTCTTCTCCCAGTTCACAGGCATGCTGGATCTTATCCGCCAGCATCTGGCCAAGGAAGGTATCGACTGCTTCTACCTGGACGGCGCCACCCCCGCCCAAGAACGCCTGCGGCTGGTGAACGCCTTCAACGGCGGTGAAAAATCGGTTTTCCTCATCTCCTTAAAAGCCGGTGGCACCGGTCTCAATCTCACCGGCGCGGACATGGTCATTCATTATGATCCCTGGTGGAACCCGGCCGTTGAGGACCAGGCCACCGACCGAGCCTACCGCATCGGCCAGAAGCAATCCGTCCAAGTATATAAGCTTATCGCCAAAAACACCATCGAAGAAAAAATTTACGCCCTACAGGAACGCAAAAAGGAAATGATCGACTCCGTTATTCAGCCGGGCGAAAATTTCCTGGGCAAGTTAAGCGAAGCAGAACTGCGCGAACTGTTCTTGTAA
- a CDS encoding diguanylate cyclase — translation MSTSSHYHRTLFERSPNAIAYHRLLRDDTGAVCDSLLLHVNPTLERLFQRPANKLIGRRFLEVYPHHSERTQRFISSLDEASRSQTEITLSFHAQFIDKWLRTTLFTLDADTVASISTDITQEVMQEIEFKGFLQSNLDMLAVGDKNGRFIRVNQEFENILGYSTDELEGQSVTEFIHPDDLDATFAALKTLKEEIPLNQFINRYRCKTGEYKYLEWRAHPIGEYIYASARDTSERRRLEKELQEVNAKLSEQTALLTAQNHRLKLQATTDELTNVYNRYFLDQTLDELLDRADRYNETISLVIFDLDRFKKVNDTWGHPVGDEVLKHTVRLAKNQLRQADILIRLGGEEFAILMPQTHLNGAIQVAEKLRKELETHPHAVAGCTTASFGVAERLRAESFKRWYKRADQAMYIAKESGRNRVMPSSVEDAHSLTNVDLHWQEAWNSGSREIDTQHRKLLELATRLLNQRGSIETEKNLEELTEHIDFHFSSEGRLLTKLHYEGATEHAQLHHKLLSKFDQLIQAYHNGSVRTSAFFSFIIDDLIMDHMLKEDVKFFSFLRQHIHDNNTPV, via the coding sequence ATGTCCACTTCGTCCCATTATCATCGCACTCTATTTGAAAGATCTCCCAATGCCATTGCGTACCACCGGCTGCTCCGCGATGATACCGGCGCTGTCTGTGACAGCCTTCTCTTACATGTAAATCCTACGCTAGAACGTTTATTCCAGCGACCCGCCAACAAGTTAATCGGCCGACGCTTCTTGGAGGTTTACCCCCATCATAGCGAGAGAACTCAACGTTTCATCTCCAGCTTGGATGAGGCATCCCGAAGCCAAACAGAGATTACCCTGAGCTTTCATGCGCAATTCATCGACAAATGGCTGCGCACGACGCTTTTCACTTTAGACGCCGACACGGTCGCTTCCATTTCTACGGACATCACGCAGGAAGTGATGCAGGAAATCGAATTCAAAGGGTTCTTGCAGTCCAACTTGGACATGCTTGCCGTTGGCGATAAGAACGGACGCTTTATACGGGTCAATCAAGAATTCGAAAATATTCTCGGTTACAGCACGGACGAACTAGAAGGACAATCCGTCACTGAGTTCATTCATCCTGACGATCTAGACGCCACCTTTGCCGCGCTTAAAACGTTAAAAGAAGAAATCCCCCTTAACCAATTCATCAACCGCTACCGCTGCAAAACCGGTGAGTATAAATACCTGGAATGGCGCGCTCATCCTATTGGGGAATACATTTACGCCTCTGCCCGGGATACTAGTGAGCGTCGCCGCTTAGAAAAGGAATTGCAAGAAGTCAACGCAAAGCTATCCGAACAAACGGCCCTCTTAACTGCCCAAAATCATCGTCTGAAACTGCAAGCCACCACTGATGAATTAACCAACGTCTACAACCGTTATTTCTTGGATCAGACCCTCGACGAGCTGCTGGACCGCGCTGACCGCTATAACGAAACCATTTCACTGGTTATCTTCGATTTGGACCGTTTTAAAAAAGTCAACGATACTTGGGGGCATCCGGTAGGAGACGAAGTGTTGAAACATACGGTGCGGTTAGCGAAAAACCAACTGCGCCAAGCGGATATTTTAATTCGACTGGGCGGTGAAGAATTCGCCATTCTCATGCCCCAGACCCATCTCAACGGGGCTATTCAAGTGGCCGAAAAGCTACGGAAGGAACTAGAAACCCATCCCCATGCCGTAGCAGGCTGCACGACCGCCAGCTTCGGCGTTGCCGAGCGTTTGCGGGCCGAATCCTTCAAGCGCTGGTACAAACGCGCCGACCAAGCTATGTACATCGCCAAAGAAAGCGGTCGCAACCGCGTCATGCCTAGTTCGGTAGAAGATGCCCACTCGTTAACCAACGTCGACTTGCACTGGCAAGAGGCCTGGAACAGCGGCAGCCGGGAAATTGATACGCAGCATCGCAAGCTGCTGGAACTGGCCACGCGTCTTCTGAACCAACGCGGTTCGATAGAAACGGAAAAAAATTTGGAAGAACTTACCGAACATATCGATTTCCATTTTTCTTCCGAAGGACGGCTGCTTACCAAATTGCATTACGAGGGAGCAACCGAGCACGCCCAGCTTCACCATAAGCTTTTGTCAAAATTCGACCAGTTGATACAAGCGTACCATAACGGATCTGTCCGCACTTCGGCTTTCTTTTCCTTTATTATTGACGATCTAATCATGGATCATATGCTCAAAGAAGACGTGAAGTTTTTTTCGTTCCTGCGGCAGCATATCCATGATAACAACACCCCTGTCTAA